The genomic DNA ATTCATCCATCATACCAGTATACAGAACAATTTGCTAATAATGCTCAAACATATCAGGATGGTACCAAATGGTTTGGAGTATTTTTGGCGTTTCTGTCAGGTACATTTTTCACAATTAGTTCTGCATTAGTCAAAGCAGTTCAAAATGTACATCCTATGATATTGCTGGCTATCAGATCTGTTCTTCAAATGTTAGTTATGGCGTGTGTAGCATGTAAAGTTTCCACAAGTCTTTTCGGACCCAAAGGGCAAAGAATGCTGTtacatttacaggtatgaTAATTAAGAAAAGTGAATAACACTTGTTAGCTTAGATCAAATGTTAATcttaataaagtatttaattcttttttaggGTCTAGTGGGTGGTGCAACTctatcattattatattatagttTTCGCAAATTACCAATAGGAGATGCCACAACAATCATATTCAGCTCTCCAGTAATTGTTATTGcattatcttttatttttttaaaagaaccTTGTGGAGTATTACGTGTGTTAGTTATGTGTTCGCTTTTTGCGGGTGTTATTTTTGTGTCTAGACCACCATTTTTATTCCAGGTAAAAAAATCTTTTTCGTGTGATCTTCGTGAACTGAcgattttgtataaaataagtttcttttttttcaggtCCATAGAGCTGAGCCATACAATGTAATGGGATATGTGTGTGCTATACTAGCAACTTTCTTCACAGCACTTAACATAGTTGTTATGAGAAAGTGTTCAGAAATTCATTATTCAGCAATAATCTTCAATTTATCTTGGTGGTCACTTGTTACAGCAGCGACCTTTTTCTTCCTTGTGTCAGAACATCATGAACAAAACCCAAAGTTACCAGTTGATTGGATTACTTGGAGCAAAATATTATTAGTAGCATTCACTGGATTATCAGGTCAAATTTTAGTAACTAATGCGTTAAAAATAGAAGGTGCTGGTAAAGTCTCAGTAACTAGATCCTTAGACATTATTTTGGCGTATGTAGTACAAGTATACTTTTTTGGAGACCGTCCTTCATCAACCAGCATTGCTGGAGCACTTCTAGTCATAGCATCCGTTATCTGTATGGGATTTGAGAAAGAAATTTATGGTATTTGTGATTTTATTCCCTAGTCAAAGATACAATATCTTAAATTTACCTGGTTTTAGCATAAACATAGACACTatgatacatatttttatgaatggtgaaaacattgttattataacactattttataatttttataatataaagtTTCAAGACTTTATACAATATAAAGTCAAAATTATACGTAACTATCATTCATTTACAGTTTTCTACCGCAGTTTGTACCTCGCATAAATTCccatttttaaacaaaaacaaaCGAATCGTGTACTTGATAGTGTACTTTCACAAAACGAATATATAATATCGTATGTATCTATAattataatctataattttgTCAAATTTATTATACGATAAAAATgacacaaaattttaaaatatataagtgaaatacatatttacaaattgtacatatgttattattatatgtactttGTATTATCCGTGACTTTGTGCGGacataattgtatttttatcattattggcaatttgttaaaaaaaatatgtctACAGTTAACAATAAACCACCGTACCATATCCAAGATAATAATATGTACAGCTTCCTTTTTTATCTACTTTATCCCTGAAAGATACAAACAATTCTATTAAGGAGGTACTAATTTAGTGCTCATAAATCTATACATGTTCTTAATTTTAGCTTACAACTGAAGTAATACATATAAGAATTCTTTTCAAACTGTTTGAAACATTCTCATGCAACATAGTATTATATcctatattaattattttaatttacttagatataaaaaatgaaagccACGGATACTTACatgcaattaattttcttgtaaataaaaagggaaataaaagaaatgaaataattgtgTACATGTTCCTACTTTTAACTTTTCTTAAACATTTtgcttttgaaatttttgaacttTGCACTTTTTACAATTATTGCCACCTGCACTGGCTGCTCTATGCACACGTTATTTGAattagtttttgaaatttttgaattattcttAAATAATGTTAATGCTACCATTAAACAGGAATGTAACTTTGTGTAACATTGAAATAAAGATGAATCGACTTTTCAATAATTcttatgtaaatatatatttacgtattctttttttatccgAAAAAACTGTTACTTTACATTGGTCTTATAATAGTTTTCCTGTTCTTATGTATTCTATACCACAGTTTTGATACTATACAAGCCTGATTCATAatgtgttcctctaaatagTTTTAGAACGTTTTAAGTTACCTTTTTGCTACTTTAATCCCAATATAATTACGCATATCACTAAAGGAAATAGTTATTCCTTAAGTATGTACATAACATACAAAATATGATGCTGTTCTATGAATGCAATTATTAACTGCTAACtcgaatatatttttaaagataCTTTTTCCAAAAAAGTTTCTTCTTTAAGAAAGAAAACTGATTGCTAACTTACTTATTGAATTTGTTTTAAATCAGTTTGTTTAtctataaaaatatagaaacaaTTGAGTAATGGGTACTATGACACCATTCCTAAAATACAGATAAGaacattaaataataaaatacatatatatgtatatacattgtTTTGTAAAATGTTACAAATAGTATCAGAATCTTCGTTATATTCAAAATATCTCTTGACTATAAAAATAGAGTACACACTGTTTTTGATTGATTGCCACACATAATGccattgaaatataattaatttttttttgaaatacataggtacatacatacatatatacatatatcatttagaatttaagaaaaatactACAAGAATCCTAAATTTCGGTTTTCAAATTATATGaattatttgttaaatatCCAATTACTTTGAAGCAATTTGAaacttcaatttttatttgtacaaAACAAGGATGCAAATACTATTTGTCTAAGAAATTTCTGAATGCTCAAATATAAAATCTTAGAATATGAAACTacattttttatcttctttgTTTGCAATGGTACTACTTGATGTAATACTGTGATGTAATGATAGCACCCATTAGCAATAAGTAACAAGATAACACTAATGAACATGTTAAAAAGAATGTAAGATAAATATAGAAATGAATAagagaaataatgaaatttgaactctgtacaaaattaaaaatcagaTCTGATCATACCTAATATAAATTAGTATATAAAGTAAAAGAATTTCAAAGTCCATAACATTTAAGTTTTAATATTTgctttttcataaaattctaCAGATAACGTTTCATACAATTCATTGTATTTAATgcgaaatgtaataaaatgattcaataatttcattagAACTACTTAGATATGttaatataaacaaagtatACCATAATAATAagcatatttttattacataatgAATACTATTGAAACAGTAACAATGAGTTCGTGTTTCTCCAGTCACAAAATATTTCATGGTACAAAAATCAATTTGTACAAATGTTTTTTTGCAACGTATGCAAAGTACTTATGTACTTTATTATGATAtcagttatttattttgagGTGAACTAACACACGTTTTATGCGCCTctaaaaatttcttcttcttttcaaatgaaaattcaaatagTCAATATATTACTTCCAAATTAGCTTACTCGGATTTTTAAATGTTATTGTAAGTAAAAAATCCATGAAAAACAATCTGATGTTAGATAGTAATATTGGATAGAAATTATCTACTATGGTAATCCAATGCATCAGTTGTCACATATCTAATCACTTAGGAGCTAAAAgcaaatgtacagagtaaatTTAATCTATATGAATGAGTAATATCATAAAACACATTCacataaatatttagaatgCCTTAGCATTTTATGTACACGACGTGtcatcatttctttttttttctttcattcatttttactAGAAAATTGTGGATGGCAAAAGAATGGTCGATTCTTTGACCAGGGCAATTGGTTTcataaatttgtaaacgtataaaatatttgtaatatttttcattacatCATGATTCAATATGAATTTTGAGCCAAAtagtatttttgtttaatttaaaagaaacgcgaataatataaaaaagatataatGATGGGATTAATTGAACACGAgtacatttgaaaatttctacaTAACTCCGAATGCCGTAATAAACTAAAAACAGCATcaacttttaaaatatatgtTAAACACAAAAATCTAGTGCACATCATAGAGCAACGAGTAGAGGGCATTTCGGCATAATAAGATAATGCCAATTCAAATAAACAGATAAACTTTCATTGATCATGTTAAAACGTTACTTAATTAAACAAGTATTCTTAGAATAGAACAAATTCGCATACCTTCTTTAACTTCATTGaacaaattaaatcaaatgTGTATTGGAACATGAACCAACAATTCTGCTCTGCTGGAAAATACCGCAGAACACATTTCACATGTATACTCAACAGCATCTGGTATTATAGTTTCTGGAATATCATCCACGGGTGCTATAACACTATGAACAGCCAACATTCGCTGCGGTGTTGATTCAACTTTTACACTAAGTTTGACATTTCCATGTCCAACATTCTCGGTATCGTGTACATCTCCAACATCAGGAAGTATATTTTCTTCCTCGGCTGTAACGCTTGCTTCAAATGCAACTTGTAAATTGCTTCCATCCACTGCATGTTCCATTAATCTTTCAGAGCTTGTATTTTCagtgttattattattttgcatTTCATCTTGGTCAATATCCATTGGTTCTTGTTTAATTCCATCCTTTTGTTTCTTAATTCTCTTTAATACACCTGATCTTTTTCTAACTGGTGATtccattttttcattgttcaTAGCAAGAatattaccattattatttCTATGATTGTTATTCggtgttttctgtaaattagGTTCCAACTTTATGTGTGTTATTGGTAACGTCTGATGCGTTGGTGTCGGAGTTCTTGGAATTTCATCCTTTGGTTTTGGGAATGTTGCAGCTGATGGTTGAAATTTCCCTTCGATATGATAACTAACATTCTTTGTTCTCGGCCTATTTCTTTCACCACCTGGAAAGATTCCTAATTTATGTTCCTGTGGCATCATTTTAGGCGTCCTTGTTACCATAGTTTTAGTTTTTTGTCCCTTTTTAACCCCATCACTACCGATCTCTACAGGCACTCTTGTTTTTTGGGTGTGAATCATTTTTGGTCTACCAGGATGACACGAAGCTTGCGCttcattctttttctcttcttttttaagCTTCTTCTTAGAGAGCTTGGATTTTCCTGGATTTAATTTAGAATTGCTAACAATTGAATTGATGTTCTGTAAAGAGCTTTCAAAACTCTTCAGGACATTTTGATAACCCTCTTCAATGTTCGATCGATGttgtttatttttccttcCGAGTTTTCTTTTCGTATTATCATCTGAATCAGAGCCTGCTTCCATCATGTCATATTGTTCGCTCATACGCAACACTGTATTAGTTTCATGAGGTTTCAGTTTACGTCTTCTCTTATATTTACGTGGTCCAGTTTGCGGTTGGCGTCTTAGCGCAGTATTATCATCACAATGCTGCACAATGTGAGCAACTATTTCTTCTGATGTCCCGTATGCATCACCGCACACTTTACACAAGTACGGTGTAATGCTACCCACGCATTTTGGATCAGGACCTGAATGATGAGCTCGTACGTGTTCTCTGAGAACAACCTGAAACAATCACGgttacattaaaatttaatatgtcCGAATGAAAGAAGTACCGTTTAAATTCAAATGTCTCACTCTTTGATTAAAAGCTCTTGGACAAATCGCGCAGCCATACGGTTTTTCGCCTGTATGAATGCGCTCGTGCTTTCTTAATGTTCCACCATCAGCAAATGCCTTCCAACAAAATCTACAACCGTACGGTCTTTCTCCAGTGTGAATTCGGATATGAATCTGCTGCGAACTACGACTTCCGAATGTTTTACCGCATTCTCGACATGGGAAAGAACGACCGCCTAGCTCCTTATTGTGTGAATGACGATGGCTAACGAGAGCTCTACCATCGGGGAATTCTTCTCCGCACTCGTCACAGGCTACCATCTTATTGCGATGCGATACCATGTGTCTAAAATATGATAACGCATATAAAAAAATAGGAAATTGATATTAATGATACACgacatgaaattttaatatataccTCCGTAATCTGGCTTTGCTATGAAAACGTTTACCACACTTTGTACATCCGAAAGTTTTATCGACATTATGTACCCACGAGTGCTTCAATAAACTGCGCTTATCTTTACAAGTTTTCCCGCAAAGTGTACATGTATTTGGTGGAGCATCTTCGGCATGATTTTGCCGTACGTGTTCAGCAACTTCAGCGTCGTCACGACATCTTTCACCGCATAATAAACATCGACGACTGGGTGATCtaaacgaaaggaaaaattaatttttaacaatcttttaatatttatcttaATTGTCGATGTATGTTTTCAGTTCTATACGGCTATACACAGACAAAAATGATGTTTTCCATCAAATTGTTACctatattaatatcttttactctccaaatattttttaatattatgttGAAGATTTTTAGTGAATAATACCTAGCATGGAGTTCGGCATGTGCTAACAATGCCAAAGCCTCTTCAAACCATTCACCACAAACATTGCAAACATGATGTTGACTTGGACCTTCCATCATATCGGCTTCTTGTTTCACATGAATCCTAATGTAACcaacattaaaattaatatcagacttttattaattttcctgCAAATCGGcagaaaattgaaacaaaacggaattttaatcattttcgTACATAAACATATCTTATTCACTGTCATAAGATAATCTTACTTTTGATGACGTTTAAGTAAATCCAAACGGTGGAACGGAACACCACAACTATTGCAATAAAATTCGCCAAATCTTTCGTCGCCTGTGTATGTAGCATCGTTATCGTATTCTTCTATGTCAGACTGTGGCGCACCACCATGTTTGACACGGACGTGTTCTCTTAAACTGTTAACATCCCAAAACATATCACCACATGTGGTACATTCAAATGGGCTGTCACCACCATGGATACGCGCATGGGATGCAAGTGCTTTTTCTCTTGCAAAACCGACACCACAATACTGACATACATATGGTTTTGTTGGATCAGTTATAGGCCATCGTGGTGCTTGAGGTTCAGTGGACACTGGTGACATCTGATCATTCCATCTTGAGCTTGATGCATAATTACTACTACGTGCAGAATTTCTACTAGTCATTTCTTCCAAAAGACGCATATCCTCGTCAACGTAATCGTAAGATTTATTGACATACTTGCCCATTTCCATTTTACTATCTTCAATGCTGCGTTTTGAAAGAGCAGAATGATTTTTGCGTTTTCTTGGTACACTTGACTGTACCTTTTTACGTCTACCTTTAGTAGACTCCTCTTCTTCTGGTACCAATGAATCATCATCATTTAAATCATCCTCCAAACCATCTCTAGATGGTGCATAAGCATGAATCTTCAAATGGTTCATAAGATCACATTTCCTTGCATAACGTGCCCCACATAAGTTGCAACCATGAGGGCGGTCTGTCTGATGTGCTACCATATGATTCATTAAATTTGCCTTTTTTCTGAACCTCCTACTACAGAAGTCACACGGATAAGGTCTGCTATTTGTGTAAGAATCTTGATCAATTGGTAATGGTATTTCCATGTCATCATATTCTAACAAGTTTTCATGAGATACTTTTGATTCTGATATCTCAACCCTTTAAAATATGCAATTAATTagttagaaaattattaaatttaatggAAAGTATATGTTATTTCAACCTACCCATCTTCTGGGCCAGATCTGTCCCAGTTATCTGCAATAACTTCCTCTGTAACCTGTATATTTAGGTAGTCATGGCCTTGATCTTGTGGCACTATGTAAATAGATTCCATGTCGCTGGGCTGGGGTACCATTAATATCTCTGACTCGGTTGTAGGAGTAACATTGGGAACAGATTCTACTGTTTCCTCAACTGCAACTTCCTCGCATGCTCCGATTACCTCTTCTTCTGCTCCAACTAACTGTGCCTCCAGCCCACATATCACTTCTTCGTGAATCACATTCCCCACCTCCTCCACCCATTGTAATGTTAGATCTCCAGCAACatccattttattaaatataaaattatatgatcACTGAAATcactaaaatataaaaagtattctttatttcaattgATCTGAACAATTACATTCATAAGTATACACATAAACATTACAATGATGTAATGTAAATGTATTcttacatatgtatgtacatttatacatatatgattataaatatgctattaatatataatatatttgtaacctgtaaacaatacatataaataaataaatgtaataaacttACCATACAACATTAACTAAATGTCAACAGAACtaattaaacaatattgaTCAAATTAAGTTCAAACACATGTTtcttatttaataacaatattcttttaaaaatgtatacttatttaatttacatataacAAGAAAAGAATGTGAATTCAAATATTTGTATATCAcatttttataacaaaaaacaGTTGCATTTAATCACTAGTTCCAAGCATTAAGCAGTAACTTTGTCTTAAAAATTATgtctttaattataattataaattgaatctatttattaaaatatatcttAATACTGCTACTATAacatgtaaaataaaaaaaaaattgatacaAGTCTAAGATAGAAAATACacattttaatgatataaatttatgtgtctattacatttttggaatttttcgGAGATCTTTCTGCTATATTTCTtgaataagaaatatttaaaatgttgaCATCTAAGGTTATATTATATAGGTTATGACTTTGGAGGTTATAACAAACATTTCGAAAGACAAAATTGTTTTTCACGCACAAATCAACTGAAAAAAATGCCACACAGATCGGTAATGAAAAAACAAAGGGTGACCGATCAGCTAATAGTATTTTACATATGATCAAAGCAGTAGCCATAGCCTCTCTTTACGCCAAGCCTCCTTCCATCCAATTACACATTACGAACTACGCTAAAGCATCATTTCCCCATGCACGCGTAGACATTTTCTACCTCGATTCAATATTAATAGAAGCAAACGTAATCAAAATGGTTTACTTACTGTTAAATATCTTCTATACAGCTATTAACCTAACCAAAAATACTTTATCAGAATTGAGAACAGCGTCAACCTTCGGTTGTTTTCAATTTGGAGGGGATAcgtttagaaataaatttaacaaaatgGCCGACCGATGTGACTTCGGAGAATAGCCACTATAGATAAGAAATCTGCGCAAAAGCTTTCATGTTTTGTATAGCGTTTGCCCATAGTAGATAACCACTCGCACAATATACTTTGTATATGCATACTGATCTATCAAaatcgttaattaatattttacctatgtttattatttatgcgTTTTAAGTGATAAAGTAAATACACAAtgtacaaaattcaaaattgctAATTGGCATATAATGAGTCTGCGCAATGTAAACGCGCCATTCAATATAAAACATTGTCGTTTACGAATCTAtctaatattgtattttatgaTCGCAATCCGTTAAACTGTaggaaatttgaatttttccgTTTGTGTTTTTACACCTCAagtttatgttatattattataaacttTCACATGGATAATGTAATATGTGCATTCATAAAAATTACTCTAAGTTGTTAAGACATAGACtgtattaattaacaaaacaAAGAAATGTTCGTTAAATCCAGTTCCACGGTGagtatacataaaatatgtaaaaaaaaataaacatttctattagattattacatatttttaaaaggGGAAAACTAAAGTTAAGCATTCACGATTAAGAATGACAGAATGTTCAACCTGCCCAAAGAATACACCTAAAACAGGTAATTTTAATCAGATTTTGTCATTCGAATGAACTAAcagtattaaataataataaacatttttattctataGATTATGAAAGACCACAACcaattaaaattggaaaattgcTTAGACAGGCTGAAAATTTAAGGAATGTTCAAAAAGATAGTGGTGActataaatttacaattatcTTTATTTTGCATATACATATGATAATTGAATCTATAAAGATATATGTTTCAGTCCGTAAGAAAATACAACCAGAAAGATTAGGTCCATCCTCAACTGTAAAGAGTACAAAAAAAGATAGTAAACAAAATGGTTGGtacaaaattatatgtttaagaaaataaatgacCGATActaatgaattaatattttcttattggGAATAGGTACATGTGATGGAACTGTAAATGTTATGAAATGTGTACGtagaaatcttaattttaatgaatttccTGTTAAGTCTTCACAGAACAATCATGAAAATAAAACTCAGCCAAATAAATTAACACTTGATGAGTCAATCAGTAAAAAGTGTTCTGATtcgataataaaaaagaaaagtttgtTGTTGCCTTCAAATACAATAAAGGAAAAACATTCACAAAAATGTACTGATAAAGTAAATAGATACTCAAAAATACCTGTAATACCAAACAAAATTCCACTTatcaataaagaaaatattgttaGAAAAGAACAGAAAAAAACGGAAACAGTCAATATTTTGCAGCTAAATAAGGAATCTCATAAAATTAACAATTCCACTATGAGATTTGGCAGTATTAAACCACTCAGTGAaaacaaaattgtaaaatcTTCTGGCCACTTAAATTCGATATCTACTGATACAAGTCATCTACAGTGTCTTGAAACTTCACATATTGtaccaaaattaaaaatttctctgTGCCCAACCAATCAAGAAATAACAATGAATAATGAGAATCAGTTACTTGTACAAAATAACCCATCACAAGAAAGATGTACTTCAAATGAGACTGATTTAACAACAGAACAGTTTACAAAATCAGAAGAAGGTGAATGTACACAAGGTTTATATAGTATCTTACAAGATACAAAATTGGTAGattctgaaaataatatgatttgtaTAAATAGAGATAAGATTATGAGCCTAGAATgcgatttgaaaaatttattaagtGTAACAGAAGAAAAtgtattgaaattgaaatcaatGTTAATGtgtattacaaaattattatctgGAAATGATGAGAAAATTACACTGTCTAATGCtgatgtaaaaaaaaatcatactGAACTAGAGAAACCACCTAAAGAAGTTCAAGTCGATActtataatttaattgaacAACAATTGGAAGAAAATGTAAGGACACCTATTGCACATACTTCACGGATTAATGTAACAAATGTACTGTCTTTAAATACAAATCAAAATGTTGaaagtgataaaaaaaattatgaactTATTAATGTAAAAAGAATGTCTAATGGAGATGGAAGTTTTTTAGAATTGGAAAAGCAACTTAACATTATACATACAAAACCCACTAAGGATTCTATTTCTCTGCAAGAGACTCCTATAGTTATACGGTATAAACAAAAACGGTCATTCAGAGAATATATGGCTTTAAAATCAACTATGAAGTTTTTAGAAACTCCAGATGGTAAAAAGCTTAAACCTTTGTGTCAAATAGACAATATAGACAATTCTATTCTCAATGCTACATATATATCTAATAAATTACTGACAGATCTTAGTAATCTATACTCTGAATCACCGGAATCTTAACTAtgaaca from Osmia bicornis bicornis chromosome 15, iOsmBic2.1, whole genome shotgun sequence includes the following:
- the LOC114872996 gene encoding solute carrier family 35 member G1-like — encoded protein: MKFSIGSTTSYNSIHPSYQYTEQFANNAQTYQDGTKWFGVFLAFLSGTFFTISSALVKAVQNVHPMILLAIRSVLQMLVMACVACKVSTSLFGPKGQRMLLHLQGLVGGATLSLLYYSFRKLPIGDATTIIFSSPVIVIALSFIFLKEPCGVLRVLVMCSLFAGVIFVSRPPFLFQVHRAEPYNVMGYVCAILATFFTALNIVVMRKCSEIHYSAIIFNLSWWSLVTAATFFFLVSEHHEQNPKLPVDWITWSKILLVAFTGLSGQILVTNALKIEGAGKVSVTRSLDIILAYVVQVYFFGDRPSSTSIAGALLVIASVICMGFEKEIYGICDFIP
- the LOC114872993 gene encoding zinc finger protein 571 isoform X2, which translates into the protein MDVAGDLTLQWVEEVGNVIHEEVICGLEAQLVGAEEEVIGACEEVAVEETVESVPNVTPTTESEILMVPQPSDMESIYIVPQDQGHDYLNIQVTEEVIADNWDRSGPEDGVEISESKVSHENLLEYDDMEIPLPIDQDSYTNSRPYPCDFCSRRFRKKANLMNHMVAHQTDRPHGCNLCGARYARKCDLMNHLKIHAYAPSRDGLEDDLNDDDSLVPEEEESTKGRRKKVQSSVPRKRKNHSALSKRSIEDSKMEMGNSNYASSSRWNDQMSPVSTEPQAPRWPITDPTKPYVCQYCGVGFAREKALASHARIHGGDSPFECTTCGDMFWDVNSLREHVRVKHGGAPQSDIEEYDNDATYTGDERFGEFYCNSCGVPFHRLDLLKRHQKIHVKQEADMMEGPSQHHVCNVCGEWFEEALALLAHAELHARSPSRRCLLCGERCRDDAEVAEHVRQNHAEDAPPNTCTLCGKTCKDKRSLLKHSWVHNVDKTFGCTKCGKRFHSKARLRRHMVSHRNKMVACDECGEEFPDGRALVSHRHSHNKELGGRSFPCRECGKTFGSRSSQQIHIRIHTGERPYGCRFCWKAFADGGTLRKHERIHTGEKPYGCAICPRAFNQRVVLREHVRAHHSGPDPKCVGSITPYLCKVCGDAYGTSEEIVAHIVQHCDDNTALRRQPQTGPRKYKRRRKLKPHETNTVLRMSEQYDMMEAGSDSDDNTKRKLGRKNKQHRSNIEEGYQNVLKSFESSLQNINSIVSNSKLNPGKSKLSKKKLKKEEKKNEAQASCHPGRPKMIHTQKTRVPVEIGSDGVKKGQKTKTMVTRTPKMMPQEHKLGIFPGGERNRPRTKNVSYHIEGKFQPSAATFPKPKDEIPRTPTPTHQTLPITHIKLEPNLQKTPNNNHRNNNGNILAMNNEKMESPVRKRSGVLKRIKKQKDGIKQEPMDIDQDEMQNNNNTENTSSERLMEHAVDGSNLQVAFEASVTAEEENILPDVGDVHDTENVGHGNVKLSVKVESTPQRMLAVHSVIAPVDDIPETIIPDAVEYTCEMCSAVFSSRAELLVHVPIHI
- the LOC114872993 gene encoding zinc finger protein 845 isoform X1, yielding MDVAGDLTLQWVEEVGNVIHEEVICGLEAQLVGAEEEVIGACEEVAVEETVESVPNVTPTTESEILMVPQPSDMESIYIVPQDQGHDYLNIQVTEEVIADNWDRSGPEDGVEISESKVSHENLLEYDDMEIPLPIDQDSYTNSRPYPCDFCSRRFRKKANLMNHMVAHQTDRPHGCNLCGARYARKCDLMNHLKIHAYAPSRDGLEDDLNDDDSLVPEEEESTKGRRKKVQSSVPRKRKNHSALSKRSIEDSKMEMGKYVNKSYDYVDEDMRLLEEMTSRNSARSSNYASSSRWNDQMSPVSTEPQAPRWPITDPTKPYVCQYCGVGFAREKALASHARIHGGDSPFECTTCGDMFWDVNSLREHVRVKHGGAPQSDIEEYDNDATYTGDERFGEFYCNSCGVPFHRLDLLKRHQKIHVKQEADMMEGPSQHHVCNVCGEWFEEALALLAHAELHARSPSRRCLLCGERCRDDAEVAEHVRQNHAEDAPPNTCTLCGKTCKDKRSLLKHSWVHNVDKTFGCTKCGKRFHSKARLRRHMVSHRNKMVACDECGEEFPDGRALVSHRHSHNKELGGRSFPCRECGKTFGSRSSQQIHIRIHTGERPYGCRFCWKAFADGGTLRKHERIHTGEKPYGCAICPRAFNQRVVLREHVRAHHSGPDPKCVGSITPYLCKVCGDAYGTSEEIVAHIVQHCDDNTALRRQPQTGPRKYKRRRKLKPHETNTVLRMSEQYDMMEAGSDSDDNTKRKLGRKNKQHRSNIEEGYQNVLKSFESSLQNINSIVSNSKLNPGKSKLSKKKLKKEEKKNEAQASCHPGRPKMIHTQKTRVPVEIGSDGVKKGQKTKTMVTRTPKMMPQEHKLGIFPGGERNRPRTKNVSYHIEGKFQPSAATFPKPKDEIPRTPTPTHQTLPITHIKLEPNLQKTPNNNHRNNNGNILAMNNEKMESPVRKRSGVLKRIKKQKDGIKQEPMDIDQDEMQNNNNTENTSSERLMEHAVDGSNLQVAFEASVTAEEENILPDVGDVHDTENVGHGNVKLSVKVESTPQRMLAVHSVIAPVDDIPETIIPDAVEYTCEMCSAVFSSRAELLVHVPIHI
- the LOC114872844 gene encoding uncharacterized protein LOC114872844 isoform X1, with protein sequence MFVKSSSTGKTKVKHSRLRMTECSTCPKNTPKTDYERPQPIKIGKLLRQAENLRNVQKDSVRKKIQPERLGPSSTVKSTKKDSKQNGTCDGTVNVMKCVRRNLNFNEFPVKSSQNNHENKTQPNKLTLDESISKKCSDSIIKKKSLLLPSNTIKEKHSQKCTDKVNRYSKIPVIPNKIPLINKENIVRKEQKKTETVNILQLNKESHKINNSTMRFGSIKPLSENKIVKSSGHLNSISTDTSHLQCLETSHIVPKLKISLCPTNQEITMNNENQLLVQNNPSQERCTSNETDLTTEQFTKSEEGECTQGLYSILQDTKLVDSENNMICINRDKIMSLECDLKNLLSVTEENVLKLKSMLMCITKLLSGNDEKITLSNADVKKNHTELEKPPKEVQVDTYNLIEQQLEENVRTPIAHTSRINVTNVLSLNTNQNVESDKKNYELINVKRMSNGDGSFLELEKQLNIIHTKPTKDSISLQETPIVIRYKQKRSFREYMALKSTMKFLETPDGKKLKPLCQIDNIDNSILNATYISNKLLTDLSNLYSESPES
- the LOC114872844 gene encoding uncharacterized protein LOC114872844 isoform X2; translation: MTECSTCPKNTPKTDYERPQPIKIGKLLRQAENLRNVQKDSVRKKIQPERLGPSSTVKSTKKDSKQNGTCDGTVNVMKCVRRNLNFNEFPVKSSQNNHENKTQPNKLTLDESISKKCSDSIIKKKSLLLPSNTIKEKHSQKCTDKVNRYSKIPVIPNKIPLINKENIVRKEQKKTETVNILQLNKESHKINNSTMRFGSIKPLSENKIVKSSGHLNSISTDTSHLQCLETSHIVPKLKISLCPTNQEITMNNENQLLVQNNPSQERCTSNETDLTTEQFTKSEEGECTQGLYSILQDTKLVDSENNMICINRDKIMSLECDLKNLLSVTEENVLKLKSMLMCITKLLSGNDEKITLSNADVKKNHTELEKPPKEVQVDTYNLIEQQLEENVRTPIAHTSRINVTNVLSLNTNQNVESDKKNYELINVKRMSNGDGSFLELEKQLNIIHTKPTKDSISLQETPIVIRYKQKRSFREYMALKSTMKFLETPDGKKLKPLCQIDNIDNSILNATYISNKLLTDLSNLYSESPES